From the genome of Pukyongia salina, one region includes:
- a CDS encoding single-stranded DNA-binding protein, with amino-acid sequence MSGTLNKVMLIGHTGDEIKMHYFEGGGSIGRFPLATNETYTNRTTGERVSNTEWHNIVMRNKAAEICEKYLKKGDKIYIEGRLKTRKWQDDQGRDRYSTEIQCTEFTFLTPKGEGGAMPPDSSSAPAKEQVHTSQPQVEEPIGEEDDDLPF; translated from the coding sequence ATGAGCGGAACATTGAACAAAGTTATGCTGATCGGGCATACAGGAGATGAAATTAAAATGCATTATTTTGAAGGAGGTGGGAGCATTGGAAGATTCCCGCTGGCCACTAACGAAACCTACACGAACCGCACTACAGGAGAACGGGTGTCTAATACCGAGTGGCACAATATCGTAATGCGAAACAAGGCTGCCGAGATCTGCGAAAAGTATCTGAAAAAAGGGGATAAGATTTATATAGAAGGCCGCCTGAAGACCCGTAAATGGCAGGACGACCAGGGGCGGGATCGTTACAGCACCGAAATACAATGTACAGAGTTTACGTTCTTAACCCCAAAAGGTGAAGGTGGGGCTATGCCACCGGATTCTTCTTCGGCACCGGCCAAAGAACAAGTCCATACATCTCAACCCCAGGTTGAAGAACCTATTGGAGAAGAGGATGATGATCTTCCTTTCTAA
- a CDS encoding gliding motility-associated protein GldE, with translation MDIEPPSLLFIALINITHVVSIILLLVLLLCSALISGAEVAFFSLSPTDFEVNDEKSPSKKLAIVQRLLLRPKKLLATILIANNTINIAIVLLFESLSSVWFENWDYSLNLYFFEISAVFLLKIGLATFLILLFGEILPKVYASRNKLYFSALMAYPLNVLDKLFSPLSLPMRSATIYIENRFGKQKSGFSVDQLSQALELTDEHDTTQEEQKILQGIVTFGNTDTKQVMKPRMEIFALNEAMSYEEIMPEIIENGYSRIPVYKDSIDTITGILYVKDLMPHIEKKKLQWTKLKREAYFVPENKKLDDLLNEFKDMKMHLAIVVDEYGGTSGLISLEDIIEEIVGEISDEFDDEDLVFSKLDDTTFVFEGKTPLKDFYKVIQLEDTTVFDDAKGEAETLAGFLLEISKGFPKKDEALKFYNYTFIIEAFDNRRIKQIKLSINP, from the coding sequence TTGGATATAGAGCCTCCCAGTTTACTTTTTATAGCTTTAATAAACATCACCCACGTTGTTAGCATCATTTTATTACTAGTGTTGCTTTTGTGTTCGGCGTTGATCTCGGGTGCTGAGGTAGCGTTCTTTTCCCTGTCGCCAACAGATTTTGAAGTTAACGACGAGAAATCACCTTCGAAGAAACTGGCAATTGTTCAGCGATTGTTATTACGCCCCAAAAAATTACTGGCCACCATCCTTATTGCCAATAACACTATCAACATCGCCATTGTATTGTTGTTTGAATCGTTGAGCTCTGTATGGTTTGAAAATTGGGATTATTCGCTCAATCTGTATTTTTTCGAAATTAGTGCCGTTTTTCTTCTGAAGATCGGGCTTGCCACATTCCTTATTCTATTGTTTGGAGAGATACTTCCGAAGGTCTATGCCAGCCGCAACAAACTTTATTTTTCTGCGCTTATGGCGTATCCATTAAACGTGCTCGACAAATTGTTCTCGCCCTTAAGCCTCCCCATGCGATCGGCCACTATCTATATCGAGAATCGTTTTGGGAAACAGAAATCGGGTTTCAGCGTAGACCAACTGTCTCAGGCTCTCGAATTAACCGATGAACACGATACCACCCAGGAGGAACAAAAAATACTTCAGGGGATCGTCACTTTTGGGAACACAGACACAAAACAGGTGATGAAACCACGGATGGAGATATTTGCGCTTAATGAGGCAATGAGCTATGAGGAGATCATGCCGGAGATCATCGAGAATGGCTATTCGCGAATACCGGTATATAAGGACAGTATAGATACGATCACCGGGATCTTATACGTAAAAGACCTGATGCCTCATATAGAAAAGAAGAAGTTGCAATGGACCAAATTGAAACGGGAAGCCTACTTTGTGCCGGAGAATAAAAAACTGGATGATCTCCTTAACGAGTTTAAGGATATGAAAATGCACCTGGCCATTGTAGTTGATGAATACGGAGGTACCAGTGGGTTAATTTCGCTGGAAGACATTATTGAAGAGATCGTGGGGGAGATAAGTGATGAGTTTGATGATGAAGACCTGGTTTTCTCGAAACTGGACGATACCACCTTTGTGTTTGAGGGAAAGACGCCTCTTAAGGATTTTTATAAAGTGATCCAGCTGGAGGATACTACTGTATTTGATGATGCGAAAGGAGAGGCCGAGACACTTGCGGGGTTCTTGCTGGAGATATCTAAAGGTTTCCCGAAGAAAGATGAAGCACTAAAGTTTTACAATTATACGTTTATAATTGAAGCCTTCGATAACAGGCGAATCAAACAAATAAAACTGTCTATAAATCCTTAG
- the gldD gene encoding gliding motility lipoprotein GldD, translating to MRTVLILVALICFASCKDEVIVKPSAMIRLEYPAPVYKEISTDCPYAFEKNSQAVLQKKKNCWMNLEYPNMKATVYLTYQQIRNNNLDSLLRDAQKLTYDHTIKAETILEQPRVDSVNRVFGMFYMINGDAATQSQFYVTDSLDHFITGSLYFESKPNFDSLYPAVIYLREDIRHIMETIHWRD from the coding sequence ATGCGAACTGTTCTAATCTTAGTTGCCCTTATCTGTTTCGCATCCTGTAAAGATGAGGTGATCGTAAAGCCTTCAGCGATGATAAGATTAGAATATCCTGCTCCTGTTTATAAGGAGATCTCGACAGATTGTCCGTATGCTTTTGAGAAGAATTCGCAGGCGGTACTTCAGAAAAAGAAAAACTGCTGGATGAATTTAGAGTACCCCAACATGAAGGCTACTGTGTATTTAACATATCAGCAAATAAGGAATAATAACCTGGATTCGTTATTGCGGGATGCCCAGAAACTAACTTACGACCACACCATCAAGGCAGAGACCATCCTGGAACAACCACGGGTCGATTCGGTAAATCGGGTCTTTGGAATGTTCTATATGATAAACGGAGATGCTGCCACCCAGTCTCAATTTTACGTAACCGATAGTCTGGATCATTTTATCACAGGCTCGCTTTATTTTGAAAGCAAGCCAAATTTCGATTCGCTTTATCCGGCAGTGATCTATTTAAGGGAAGATATCAGGCACATCATGGAAACCATTCATTGGCGGGATTAA
- a CDS encoding DMT family transporter, protein MGNNSLKWIYLVILSLIWGSSFILIKKGLVGLTDIQVGALRIVLTSIILFSVGFKSIRTLKKTEWKWVAITGFIGSFFPPFFFAIAQNHIDSAVASILNSLTPLSTVVVGMLFLRMKSTWLQILGVIIGLLGTLILLMAGAEINPNQNYWFSILVIIATIGYAFNVNLIKKYLSHANALAITTGNFIWIFLPALILLIWSGFFETIFNSPEMQLASIYVAILSLVGTAVAKVLFNRMIQISSPVFSSSVTYTMPIVAVGWGVLDGESFELTQIFAAGIILVGVYLSNKRRGAR, encoded by the coding sequence ATGGGTAACAACAGTTTAAAATGGATATATCTGGTTATTCTATCCCTTATCTGGGGAAGTTCTTTTATACTTATAAAAAAGGGGCTTGTAGGACTTACAGATATACAGGTGGGTGCATTGCGGATCGTCCTTACGTCCATTATCCTGTTTAGCGTTGGCTTTAAAAGTATAAGAACCTTAAAGAAAACCGAATGGAAATGGGTGGCCATTACGGGCTTTATAGGATCATTTTTCCCTCCTTTCTTCTTTGCAATTGCCCAAAACCATATTGACAGTGCGGTGGCTTCTATCCTCAATTCCCTTACTCCATTGAGTACTGTGGTTGTAGGGATGTTGTTTTTACGTATGAAAAGCACCTGGTTGCAGATCCTGGGGGTTATTATTGGATTGCTGGGGACACTCATTCTACTCATGGCAGGTGCGGAGATCAATCCAAATCAGAACTACTGGTTTAGCATCCTCGTGATAATTGCTACCATTGGCTATGCTTTCAATGTGAATCTAATTAAGAAGTATCTAAGTCATGCCAACGCCTTGGCCATTACTACGGGTAATTTTATTTGGATATTTCTGCCGGCACTTATTTTGCTTATCTGGTCAGGTTTTTTTGAGACGATCTTTAATTCACCCGAAATGCAACTCGCTTCTATATATGTTGCTATTTTATCATTAGTAGGAACTGCGGTCGCAAAAGTTTTGTTCAACAGGATGATCCAGATCTCCAGTCCGGTTTTTTCTTCATCGGTAACTTATACCATGCCAATTGTAGCGGTGGGCTGGGGTGTTTTGGACGGAGAATCTTTTGAATTAACCCAGATTTTTGCAGCCGGGATTATTTTAGTAGGGGTGTACCTTTCCAATAAACGACGGGGCGCACGTTAA
- a CDS encoding DUF4199 domain-containing protein, with product MGKVYTTYGIGTAILLIAYFLLTKLIGLHQYPILSAANGVIIGGGIFFALKKFKAVNTDFQYQVGFQLGLFTGGLATIIFSSFMAIYIFMIDTQFAKAVLDSWNLNFNKGSLILIISLVIMGFSTTFILTLSFMQLLKESWNQKRQ from the coding sequence ATGGGAAAAGTCTATACAACCTACGGAATTGGAACGGCCATTTTACTTATTGCTTATTTCCTGCTAACAAAGTTGATAGGCTTGCATCAATATCCCATCTTGAGTGCAGCGAATGGGGTTATCATTGGCGGCGGCATCTTTTTTGCCCTAAAGAAATTTAAAGCGGTCAATACAGATTTCCAGTATCAGGTTGGTTTTCAACTTGGCTTGTTCACGGGTGGGTTGGCTACCATAATCTTCTCGAGCTTCATGGCGATCTATATCTTTATGATAGATACACAATTCGCGAAAGCAGTGCTGGATTCGTGGAATCTCAATTTCAACAAAGGGTCTCTAATTCTCATTATTTCACTTGTAATAATGGGTTTCTCTACCACTTTTATCCTAACCCTTTCCTTTATGCAATTACTGAAAGAATCGTGGAACCAGAAAAGGCAGTAA
- the rplU gene encoding 50S ribosomal protein L21 has product MYAIVEIAGQQFKVAKDQKVFVNRLSTEEGDKVSFDNVLLIGDGDKVTVGAPAINGAQVGAKVVKHLKGDKVIVFKKKRRKGYRVKNGHRQSLSEIVIESIVASGAKKAAPAKKAAPKAETKKAEPKKPAAKAAAPKAEPKAKAPAPKAAPKKAAAKKDDLKKIEGIGPKIASTLAEAGIATYADLAKTKPAKISEIIADVRGNHVPDTWPEQAKLAADGKWDELKALQDKLDGGKK; this is encoded by the coding sequence ATGTATGCAATTGTAGAGATAGCAGGGCAGCAATTTAAAGTTGCGAAAGACCAAAAGGTCTTTGTAAATCGTTTATCCACTGAAGAAGGTGATAAAGTGTCTTTCGACAATGTCCTTCTTATTGGTGACGGTGACAAAGTAACCGTTGGCGCCCCGGCTATAAACGGCGCTCAAGTAGGAGCAAAAGTCGTTAAGCACCTTAAAGGTGATAAAGTAATCGTTTTCAAGAAGAAGCGTAGAAAAGGTTACAGGGTAAAAAATGGTCACAGACAATCTCTTTCTGAGATAGTTATCGAAAGCATTGTGGCTTCCGGAGCCAAGAAAGCGGCGCCGGCTAAGAAAGCAGCTCCTAAAGCTGAAACTAAAAAAGCCGAGCCTAAAAAACCTGCTGCAAAAGCTGCAGCACCAAAAGCAGAGCCAAAAGCAAAAGCTCCAGCTCCCAAAGCTGCACCAAAGAAAGCTGCTGCCAAAAAAGATGACCTGAAGAAGATCGAAGGAATTGGTCCTAAGATCGCTTCTACATTGGCTGAAGCTGGTATAGCGACATATGCGGATCTTGCAAAGACAAAACCCGCTAAGATTTCCGAGATCATCGCTGATGTACGTGGAAATCACGTCCCTGACACATGGCCGGAGCAAGCTAAACTCGCTGCCGACGGTAAGTGGGATGAGCTAAAAGCATTACAAGATAAATTAGACGGAGGAAAAAAATAA
- the rpmA gene encoding 50S ribosomal protein L27, with the protein MAHKKGVGSSKNGRESESKRLGVKIFGGQAAIAGNIIVRQRGMEHHPAENVYAGKDFTLHAKVDGTVKFTKKKNNKSYVSIVPNAEA; encoded by the coding sequence ATGGCACATAAAAAAGGAGTAGGTAGTTCGAAGAACGGACGCGAATCAGAATCGAAACGATTAGGCGTAAAGATCTTTGGTGGTCAGGCAGCAATTGCCGGTAACATCATCGTACGCCAACGAGGTATGGAACACCACCCGGCCGAAAACGTATATGCAGGTAAGGACTTCACTTTACACGCTAAGGTAGACGGTACCGTGAAATTTACTAAGAAGAAGAACAATAAGTCTTACGTTAGTATTGTTCCTAACGCAGAGGCATAA
- a CDS encoding TM2 domain-containing protein: MKLKIIFSLLFVLMTVQLSYASFPVPRTASADTEITNTNADEVVLESPAASAAVGDDMLVSILLWFFLGWAAGHRWYLGSPVGWNILFIVTAGGLGIWWLVDGIQILSGTY; encoded by the coding sequence ATGAAGTTAAAAATTATTTTTTCTTTGCTTTTTGTGCTCATGACAGTTCAATTGTCTTATGCGTCTTTTCCGGTACCGCGAACCGCGTCGGCCGATACAGAAATAACCAACACTAATGCAGATGAAGTAGTCCTGGAATCTCCGGCAGCCTCTGCAGCAGTAGGAGACGACATGCTCGTTTCTATACTATTATGGTTTTTCCTGGGTTGGGCAGCTGGACACCGTTGGTATCTTGGCAGCCCTGTTGGCTGGAACATTTTGTTTATAGTCACTGCAGGAGGACTTGGCATCTGGTGGTTGGTCGACGGAATACAGATCCTGTCGGGCACATATTAA
- the ahcY gene encoding adenosylhomocysteinase: protein MSTKTMPYVAYKVKDISLAEWGRKEIELAEAEMPGLMSLREEYRDEQPLKGARIAGCLHMTIQTAVLIETLIELGAEVTWSSCNIFSTQDQAAAAIAAAGIPVYAWKGMTEEEFNWCIEQTLFFGEERKPLNMILDDGGDLTNMVFDKYPELAPGIKGLSEETTTGVHRLYDRMKNGTLVMPAINVNDSVTKSKFDNKYGCKESAVDAIRRATDVMLAGKRVVVCGYGDVGKGTAASFRGAGSIVTVTEIDPICALQAAMDGFEVKRLETVVEKADIFITTTGNKDIIQGRHFEAMKDKAIVCNIGHFDNEIDVAWLNNNHEKVEIKPQVDKYNVNGKDIILLAEGRLVNLGCATGHPSFVMSNSFTNQTLAQIELWKNSDKYENKVYMLPKHLDEKVAKLHLEKIGVELTELREEQAKYIGVKVEGPYKPEYYRY from the coding sequence ATGTCAACGAAAACAATGCCGTACGTAGCCTACAAAGTAAAAGATATTTCCCTGGCCGAATGGGGACGCAAAGAAATCGAATTGGCCGAAGCAGAAATGCCGGGTCTTATGTCTCTGCGTGAAGAGTATAGAGATGAGCAACCTCTTAAAGGAGCTCGTATTGCAGGTTGTTTACACATGACCATACAAACTGCCGTTCTTATTGAAACGCTAATAGAATTAGGTGCCGAAGTTACCTGGAGCTCCTGTAATATTTTCTCTACACAGGATCAGGCTGCCGCTGCAATTGCTGCCGCAGGTATCCCGGTTTATGCCTGGAAGGGAATGACCGAAGAGGAATTCAACTGGTGTATAGAACAAACCTTGTTCTTTGGCGAGGAGCGCAAGCCACTTAATATGATCCTTGACGACGGTGGAGATCTTACCAACATGGTATTCGATAAATATCCGGAACTCGCTCCGGGGATCAAAGGTCTTTCCGAAGAAACAACCACAGGTGTTCACAGATTATACGACCGTATGAAAAATGGCACTTTGGTTATGCCGGCGATCAATGTGAACGATAGTGTTACCAAATCTAAATTCGATAATAAATACGGATGTAAAGAGAGTGCCGTAGATGCGATCCGTCGTGCTACCGATGTGATGCTGGCTGGTAAGCGCGTAGTGGTTTGTGGTTATGGAGATGTAGGTAAAGGAACAGCTGCTTCTTTCCGTGGCGCCGGATCTATAGTTACCGTAACCGAGATCGATCCTATTTGTGCGTTACAGGCTGCGATGGACGGTTTTGAAGTAAAACGTCTGGAAACAGTAGTTGAAAAAGCCGATATCTTTATCACTACCACAGGAAATAAAGATATTATCCAGGGCAGACATTTTGAAGCTATGAAAGACAAGGCTATCGTGTGTAACATTGGGCATTTCGATAATGAGATCGATGTAGCCTGGTTAAACAACAATCACGAAAAAGTGGAGATCAAGCCTCAGGTAGATAAGTATAATGTAAATGGTAAAGACATCATCCTATTGGCCGAGGGCCGATTGGTGAACCTGGGCTGTGCTACGGGGCACCCTAGTTTTGTGATGAGTAATTCGTTTACAAACCAGACCCTGGCTCAGATCGAACTTTGGAAGAATAGCGATAAATACGAGAATAAGGTTTATATGCTTCCGAAGCACCTGGACGAAAAAGTTGCGAAATTACACCTTGAGAAGATCGGAGTAGAATTAACCGAACTTCGTGAAGAACAGGCAAAATACATAGGTGTTAAAGTAGAAGGACCTTATAAGCCAGAATACTACAGATACTAG
- a CDS encoding 4'-phosphopantetheinyl transferase family protein, translating to MPLYKTITVNEQTKVLIWKIEETFEQLSNGIDLTQNCRERVDGMKSDLHRRGFMSIRHLLAEEGYTDHDLYYDDNGKPHLSDDKHISITHSFIFSGIIISTSEVGIDIEKQRHKILKIAHKFTPIEEYRTLANEDAIMRKLTMVWGAKESLYKSFAMPGLSFLQHIYVEDFSFDEMATTASVCFNGKQEIYNVWMDEFEGFTCAYALISEADE from the coding sequence ATGCCACTTTACAAAACAATAACAGTTAATGAGCAGACTAAAGTTCTCATTTGGAAGATTGAAGAAACCTTCGAACAGCTTTCCAATGGGATCGATCTTACCCAAAATTGCCGCGAAAGGGTAGATGGCATGAAAAGTGACCTTCACCGTCGCGGATTTATGAGTATACGGCACTTACTGGCCGAAGAAGGCTATACAGATCATGATCTGTATTACGATGATAACGGTAAGCCGCATCTTTCGGATGATAAGCATATTTCCATTACCCATTCGTTTATTTTCTCGGGTATAATTATAAGTACTTCGGAAGTGGGCATCGATATAGAAAAACAACGCCATAAGATCCTGAAGATCGCTCACAAATTCACTCCTATTGAAGAATACCGTACGTTGGCTAACGAGGATGCGATCATGCGAAAACTAACCATGGTGTGGGGTGCGAAGGAAAGTCTTTATAAGAGCTTTGCAATGCCCGGGCTTAGTTTTTTGCAACATATATATGTAGAGGATTTCAGTTTTGACGAAATGGCGACTACAGCAAGTGTTTGTTTTAATGGTAAGCAAGAGATATATAATGTGTGGATGGATGAATTTGAAGGTTTCACCTGCGCTTATGCTTTAATTTCGGAGGCCGACGAATGA
- a CDS encoding geranylgeranylglyceryl/heptaprenylglyceryl phosphate synthase, which produces MKYQNVYSAILDAVSLRKKLLAILVDPDKFDLDRVPEFLRNLPSRTTHIFVGGSSVPFGLTEKVVEAMKLYTAKPIILFPGDVSQITAAADALLFLTLFSGDNPEYLVGQQVKAVKILRPIDLEVIPTGYLLIDGGIHSAVAAVTKTRPIPQEEVRRIVDTSVAARLSGKKLIYLEAGSGARNMVKPEIISEVKKEINLPLIVGGGIRTEGQLEAAYNAGADMVVMGTAFEKTQE; this is translated from the coding sequence ATGAAATATCAAAATGTTTACTCCGCGATTTTGGACGCAGTGTCCTTACGGAAAAAGCTGCTGGCAATTTTGGTCGACCCCGATAAGTTCGATCTGGATCGAGTTCCTGAATTCCTTCGGAACCTACCATCCAGGACCACCCATATATTTGTGGGGGGTAGTTCTGTTCCTTTTGGTCTAACCGAAAAGGTAGTTGAGGCTATGAAGCTGTATACAGCCAAACCCATCATTTTGTTCCCCGGAGATGTGAGTCAGATCACCGCCGCGGCCGATGCTCTATTATTTCTTACGTTGTTTTCGGGGGATAATCCCGAATACCTGGTAGGACAACAGGTAAAGGCCGTAAAAATACTACGCCCTATAGATCTGGAGGTAATACCCACTGGTTATTTACTTATTGATGGGGGCATCCATTCGGCTGTTGCTGCGGTTACCAAAACTCGACCTATTCCACAGGAAGAAGTTCGTCGAATTGTTGATACTTCGGTGGCAGCTCGACTTTCAGGCAAAAAGTTAATATATCTCGAAGCGGGAAGTGGAGCACGCAATATGGTAAAACCTGAAATTATTTCCGAAGTAAAAAAAGAAATTAACCTGCCGCTCATCGTGGGCGGAGGTATCCGAACCGAAGGACAACTGGAGGCAGCCTATAATGCAGGCGCAGATATGGTTGTTATGGGTACGGCTTTCGAGAAAACCCAGGAATAA